The bacterium genome has a segment encoding these proteins:
- a CDS encoding SRPBCC family protein, producing MTQRSGHPACLGLSHRWDHVTMPKLRETVDIEAPASRVWAVVQEDVKNAPKWTTHLKKAEQLDQEPPGKGTRYRYHLDLPGGIKETLEVEQTTYVKPKRCAGIFTRGPLKGTWSYTYTERKGTTHVLYEMDYELGGLLRLAGGLLARQYSEGIRDNMASLKKYVESGKGPQPHPGPPSSREKG from the coding sequence ATGACGCAGCGCTCCGGGCATCCGGCCTGCCTTGGCCTCTCGCACCGGTGGGATCATGTCACCATGCCCAAGCTGCGCGAGACGGTGGACATCGAAGCCCCGGCGTCACGGGTCTGGGCGGTCGTGCAGGAAGACGTCAAGAACGCCCCGAAGTGGACCACCCATCTCAAGAAGGCCGAGCAGCTCGACCAGGAGCCGCCCGGGAAGGGCACCCGCTACCGGTATCACCTCGATCTTCCAGGCGGGATCAAGGAGACGCTCGAAGTTGAGCAGACCACCTACGTGAAACCGAAACGGTGCGCCGGCATATTCACGCGGGGACCGCTCAAGGGCACGTGGTCTTACACGTACACAGAGCGGAAGGGCACGACCCATGTGTTGTACGAGATGGACTACGAGCTCGGCGGCCTGCTGCGCTTGGCCGGCGGCTTGCTCGCCCGCCAGTACTCCGAGGGCATCCGGGACAACATGGCCTCGCTCAAGAAGTACGTGGAGTCGGGCAAGGGCCCACAGCCTCACCCAGGCCCTCCTTCCTCCAGGGAGAAGGGTTAG
- the hisA gene encoding 1-(5-phosphoribosyl)-5-[(5-phosphoribosylamino)methylideneamino]imidazole-4-carboxamide isomerase: MSTVVVIPAIDLLGGRCVRLLRGDYEDVTVYSDDPVAVAGRFAEAGAQRIHVVDLDAARGSGDNRAVIESMLRRQDVAVEVAGGVRSAGAVDGWVDAGAHAVVMGTVAVRDPRLLERCARKHPGRVLAALDVRDDKAAVSGWLETEPVLIGALLGRWDRLPLAGVILTCIDRDGTLGGPDLQTLARVRAMTGLPVQYSGGVSSAEDIGRIAAAGAQAVILGKALYEGRLTLEEALAQ; this comes from the coding sequence ATGAGCACCGTGGTGGTCATCCCCGCCATCGACCTCCTGGGGGGACGCTGTGTGCGCCTGCTGCGCGGCGACTACGAGGACGTGACCGTGTACTCGGACGACCCCGTGGCCGTGGCCGGCCGCTTCGCCGAAGCCGGCGCGCAGCGCATTCACGTCGTCGATCTCGACGCCGCTCGTGGTTCGGGAGACAACCGGGCGGTGATCGAGTCCATGCTGCGGCGCCAGGACGTGGCGGTCGAAGTTGCGGGCGGCGTCCGCAGCGCCGGCGCGGTCGACGGCTGGGTGGATGCCGGGGCGCACGCGGTGGTGATGGGCACGGTCGCGGTCCGCGACCCGCGGCTCCTCGAACGGTGCGCGCGCAAGCACCCCGGGCGGGTGCTCGCGGCCCTTGACGTGCGTGACGACAAGGCGGCGGTGAGCGGCTGGCTGGAGACCGAGCCGGTCCTGATCGGAGCGCTGCTCGGGCGCTGGGACCGCCTGCCCCTGGCAGGCGTCATCCTGACCTGCATCGACCGCGACGGGACGCTTGGCGGCCCCGATCTCCAGACCCTGGCCAGGGTGCGCGCGATGACCGGCCTTCCGGTGCAGTATTCGGGCGGTGTGTCGTCGGCGGAGGACATCGGCCGCATCGCCGCCGCGGGGGCGCAGGCGGTGATCCTCGGCAAGGCGCTCTACGAAGGTAGGCTGACACTGGAAGAAGCGCTGGCGCAGTGA
- a CDS encoding YajQ family cyclic di-GMP-binding protein — MRSSTSPVAEYSFDVVSEFDPAELTNALDQARREVGTRYDFKDTATAYDQRDETIVIESASEDRAKAALQVLREKAARRQLSPKLFQAGEPKTVGKGRGQIEVQLNAGITDELARDLRKRIQNVTPKVQVRIQGDQLRVVGKDKDALQLVIKSLRDAEDIPVPLQFTNYR; from the coding sequence ATGCGATCTTCCACTTCGCCAGTGGCTGAGTACTCCTTCGACGTCGTCTCCGAGTTCGATCCGGCCGAGCTGACCAACGCCCTCGACCAGGCTCGCCGTGAGGTGGGCACTCGATACGACTTCAAGGACACGGCCACGGCTTACGACCAGCGCGACGAGACGATCGTCATCGAGTCCGCCAGCGAGGACCGCGCCAAGGCCGCGCTCCAGGTGTTGCGTGAGAAGGCGGCGCGCAGGCAGCTCTCACCCAAGCTTTTCCAGGCGGGCGAGCCCAAAACCGTGGGCAAGGGCCGCGGCCAGATCGAGGTGCAGCTGAACGCCGGCATCACCGACGAGCTCGCGCGTGACCTGCGCAAGCGAATCCAGAACGTGACGCCCAAGGTGCAGGTGCGCATCCAGGGCGATCAGCTGCGCGTCGTGGGCAAGGACAAGGACGCCCTGCAGCTGGTGATCAAGTCGCTGCGCGATGCCGAGGACATCCCCGTCCCGCTGCAGTTCACGAACTACAGGTAG
- a CDS encoding SDR family NAD(P)-dependent oxidoreductase → MKPSQSSSTGGTETSKSTPIAVITGASSGIGAATAGALGRQGYQVVVGARRLQRLKRVAGEDGVALALDVTDLESVNAFVHEVTTRFGRIDVLVNNAGGALGLTPIAEAADEDWMGMWKANVMGLMWMTRACLPLLRKAKHGHIVNIGSIAGFETYRGGAGYTAAKHAVRAITRTLRLELNGEPIRVTEIAPGLVETEFSAVRFHGDHQAAKAVYQGMKPLAAKDVADCVVFAVTRPPHVDIDEIVVRPVAQATATVVARQPAKS, encoded by the coding sequence TTGAAACCATCGCAGTCGTCATCAACGGGGGGTACGGAAACGAGCAAGTCAACGCCGATCGCAGTCATCACCGGAGCTTCTTCAGGCATCGGGGCCGCCACCGCCGGAGCCCTTGGCCGTCAGGGTTATCAGGTCGTGGTCGGGGCGCGCCGGCTGCAGCGCCTCAAGCGCGTCGCCGGTGAGGATGGCGTTGCGCTGGCGCTCGACGTCACCGACCTGGAGAGCGTCAATGCCTTCGTCCACGAGGTGACCACCAGGTTCGGCCGGATCGACGTCCTCGTCAACAACGCGGGCGGGGCGCTGGGGCTCACTCCCATCGCGGAGGCGGCGGATGAGGACTGGATGGGCATGTGGAAGGCCAACGTGATGGGACTCATGTGGATGACGCGCGCGTGCTTGCCCCTGCTGCGCAAGGCGAAGCACGGGCACATCGTCAACATCGGCTCGATCGCGGGCTTCGAGACCTACCGGGGTGGCGCCGGCTATACCGCCGCCAAGCACGCGGTGCGCGCGATCACACGCACGCTGCGACTCGAGCTCAACGGCGAGCCCATCCGCGTCACCGAGATCGCTCCCGGGCTGGTGGAGACGGAGTTCAGCGCCGTGCGGTTCCACGGCGACCACCAGGCGGCCAAGGCGGTGTATCAGGGGATGAAGCCGCTGGCCGCGAAGGACGTGGCGGACTGCGTCGTCTTCGCGGTCACGCGCCCCCCGCACGTGGACATTGACGAGATCGTGGTCAGGCCGGTCGCCCAGGCGACCGCGACGGTGGTGGCACGGCAACCGGCGAAGAGTTAG
- a CDS encoding branched-chain amino acid transaminase, with protein sequence MSVETKAKTALKKPVVHPNTWVFHDGEFGRYHDVKLGLMTHALHYGTGVFEGIRAYWSPQQEQLHLLQAPAHYERMRRSASIMRMTLPHSTEELVNFTVELLRRNQFKSDVYVRPLLFASSEEIGVRLHNLDHSFVIYAVPFGNYVEVEAGIRCMVSSWRRVPDQALPARAKITGSYAQSALAKSEAVESGFDEAIVLAVDGHVSEGSAENLFMVKDGVFVTPPVTDDILEGVTRGLLMRLVKDELGMPLVERSIDRTELYTCDELLLCGTGAQVSPVIEVDRRRVGTGKVGEFTQELQSIYFGAVRGESQKYKDWTIPVY encoded by the coding sequence ATGAGTGTGGAAACGAAAGCGAAGACCGCCTTGAAGAAGCCAGTGGTCCATCCCAACACCTGGGTCTTTCACGACGGTGAATTCGGCCGCTATCACGACGTCAAGCTCGGGCTGATGACCCATGCGCTTCACTACGGCACGGGGGTCTTCGAGGGCATCCGCGCCTACTGGAGCCCGCAGCAGGAACAGCTCCACCTGCTCCAGGCGCCCGCCCACTACGAACGGATGCGGCGCTCCGCCAGCATCATGCGCATGACGCTCCCGCACTCGACCGAGGAGCTCGTCAACTTCACCGTTGAGCTCCTCCGGCGCAACCAGTTCAAGTCCGACGTCTACGTGCGCCCTCTGCTCTTCGCGTCCAGCGAGGAGATCGGCGTCCGCCTGCACAACCTCGACCACAGCTTTGTCATCTACGCGGTTCCCTTCGGCAACTACGTGGAGGTCGAAGCGGGCATCCGGTGCATGGTGAGCTCGTGGCGCCGGGTCCCCGACCAGGCGCTGCCGGCGCGCGCCAAGATCACCGGTTCGTACGCGCAGTCGGCGCTGGCCAAGTCCGAAGCGGTCGAATCCGGCTTTGACGAGGCCATCGTCCTCGCCGTCGACGGTCACGTGTCTGAAGGCTCGGCTGAGAACCTCTTCATGGTCAAAGACGGCGTGTTCGTCACCCCGCCGGTCACCGACGACATCCTCGAGGGGGTGACGCGGGGGCTATTGATGCGACTCGTCAAGGACGAGCTGGGCATGCCGCTGGTGGAGCGCAGCATCGACCGCACCGAGCTCTACACGTGTGACGAGCTGCTGCTGTGCGGCACCGGCGCGCAGGTCTCGCCTGTGATCGAGGTCGACCGCCGCCGGGTCGGCACGGGCAAGGTGGGCGAGTTCACGCAGGAGCTGCAGAGCATCTACTTCGGCGCCGTGCGAGGCGAGTCGCAGAAGTACAAGGACTGGACGATCCCCGTCTATTAA
- a CDS encoding dihydroorotate dehydrogenase, which translates to MTGMAVTIGDLKLRGPVLAASGTFGYGTEVPLLERRALGAMVSKGIFLRPRRGTAPPRIVETPSGMLNAIGLQGPGADALIRDYAPLWADWDFPVLVNINGESASEYGELAARLDGVPGISGFEINISCPNVEQGGLYFGNDPRAAAAVTEAVRKRTTLPVWVKLTPMVSDIGVIARAVESAGADALCAINTLVGMSIDLNAGRPRLSFRTGGLSGPAIRPLAVYLAHQAARAVNIPVIGIGGIARAEDALEFLVAGCAAVQVGTATFVNPRAIADVHDGIAAYLKAKGLGSPADLPRHLPKD; encoded by the coding sequence ATGACCGGGATGGCGGTCACGATCGGCGACCTCAAGCTGCGCGGGCCGGTGCTCGCGGCCTCAGGCACATTCGGCTACGGGACGGAGGTGCCGCTGCTCGAGCGCAGGGCGCTGGGGGCGATGGTCTCCAAAGGCATCTTCCTGCGCCCGCGGCGGGGGACCGCGCCACCGCGCATCGTCGAGACGCCCAGCGGGATGCTCAACGCCATCGGGCTGCAGGGTCCAGGCGCCGACGCCCTCATCCGCGACTATGCGCCTCTGTGGGCGGATTGGGATTTCCCCGTCCTGGTCAACATCAACGGCGAGTCGGCATCGGAATACGGCGAGCTGGCGGCCCGCCTGGACGGAGTTCCAGGCATCTCCGGCTTCGAGATCAACATCTCGTGCCCCAACGTAGAACAGGGCGGCCTTTACTTCGGCAACGATCCGCGCGCGGCCGCAGCCGTGACCGAGGCCGTGCGCAAGCGAACCACGCTGCCGGTGTGGGTGAAGCTCACGCCCATGGTCAGCGACATCGGAGTCATCGCCCGGGCGGTCGAATCAGCCGGCGCCGACGCCCTGTGCGCGATCAACACGCTGGTCGGCATGTCGATCGACCTGAACGCCGGCAGGCCGCGGTTGAGCTTTCGGACCGGGGGCCTGTCCGGGCCGGCGATCCGGCCGCTTGCCGTGTATCTGGCGCATCAGGCGGCGCGGGCGGTGAACATCCCGGTGATCGGGATCGGCGGCATCGCTCGCGCCGAGGACGCGCTCGAGTTCCTGGTCGCGGGCTGCGCCGCGGTGCAGGTCGGCACCGCCACGTTCGTGAACCCACGCGCCATCGCCGACGTGCACGACGGCATCGCCGCCTACCTGAAGGCGAAGGGGTTGGGTTCGCCGGCCGATCTTCCGCGTCACCTGCCGAAAGATTGA
- a CDS encoding ABC transporter ATP-binding protein yields the protein MPSVLEVDGLAKRYGEVLALRDLTVRVEAGRCLVLLGRNGAGKTTALRCMAGVLGPSAGSVKVDGIDAADDPAAVRARVGLMPEVPGLYERMSARAYLDHFGAIYDLEPALRRRRIEHLLELFELADAGDRWLGTYSKGMRQKVALIRATLHRPRLVLADEPTSALDPDSARRAWIYLKDLQKEGCALVICTHSMEEAENLAGHIGIMSAGRALAVGDISELRRRSGLEPRREMRELPSLQDIYLAIVGNHDELAEPQSA from the coding sequence ATCCCTAGCGTGCTGGAGGTTGACGGCCTGGCCAAGCGATATGGCGAGGTGCTGGCGCTCAGGGACCTGACCGTTCGAGTCGAAGCCGGTCGCTGCCTCGTGCTCCTCGGTCGCAACGGCGCCGGCAAGACCACGGCGCTGCGCTGCATGGCGGGCGTTCTGGGGCCGTCGGCGGGTTCGGTCAAGGTCGATGGCATCGACGCGGCGGACGACCCCGCCGCCGTCAGGGCACGCGTGGGTCTGATGCCCGAGGTACCGGGTCTTTACGAGCGCATGTCCGCGCGCGCCTACCTCGACCATTTCGGAGCCATCTACGACCTGGAGCCGGCGCTACGCCGCCGGCGGATCGAGCATCTGCTCGAGCTCTTCGAGCTCGCCGACGCGGGTGATCGGTGGCTCGGCACGTATTCGAAAGGCATGCGGCAGAAGGTGGCGCTCATCCGGGCCACGCTCCACCGCCCGCGGCTGGTCCTCGCTGACGAGCCAACGTCCGCTCTCGACCCGGACAGCGCGCGCCGGGCGTGGATCTACCTCAAGGACCTGCAGAAGGAGGGCTGCGCGCTCGTCATCTGCACCCACAGCATGGAGGAGGCGGAAAACCTCGCCGGTCACATCGGGATCATGTCCGCCGGGCGGGCGCTGGCCGTCGGCGACATCTCAGAGCTCCGCCGGCGCTCCGGCCTCGAGCCGCGGCGTGAGATGCGCGAGCTGCCGAGCCTGCAGGACATCTACCTCGCGATTGTCGGGAACCACGATGAGCTGGCCGAGCCTCAATCGGCGTAA
- a CDS encoding MFS transporter: protein MIPPVREAKAGRMPGALRHRNYRLFLTGQIISTIGTWMQSVAMPWLALQLTHSGLLVGLVLAAQFMPVMVGGQFGGVVADRYRKRNVLLVTQSLFTLPSFALFAVSATGHAQYWMVIVAAIATGTINLFDVPSRQAFVIEMVGKQDLMNAIALNSSVFNGAAVIGPAVAGMIIGVVGVPLCFLANSVSYLAAVAALLLMRNLPALAPERHEPWIARLAQGFSYTRREPVVGMLLLAVAVFSLFAMNRLTLIPLFADQVLGVGAQGFGFLMGSMGLGALTGALTLAFSPSLGAAPRRQLWMAAIWVAALLEFSSSRFFLISMATLFVAGYCQISFVATANNRIQTITPDHLRGRVMALYAQALIGVGPIGSTQAGALATLLGAPWAMAIGAVIAGAVVGGIWFARPEVFGSAPRGLRARPDPAPHSTARGQDEPKAGPLGSPPH, encoded by the coding sequence ATGATCCCACCGGTGCGAGAGGCCAAGGCAGGCCGGATGCCCGGAGCGCTGCGTCATCGGAACTACCGCCTGTTCCTGACCGGGCAGATCATCTCCACGATCGGGACCTGGATGCAGAGCGTCGCCATGCCCTGGCTGGCGCTGCAGCTCACCCACAGCGGACTGCTCGTCGGGCTCGTCCTCGCCGCGCAGTTCATGCCGGTGATGGTCGGCGGCCAGTTCGGCGGCGTGGTCGCGGATCGGTACCGCAAGCGAAACGTTCTGCTGGTCACGCAATCGCTGTTCACCCTGCCTTCGTTCGCGCTCTTTGCGGTCAGCGCCACGGGCCACGCGCAGTACTGGATGGTCATCGTCGCGGCAATCGCGACCGGCACCATCAACCTTTTCGACGTGCCCTCGCGCCAGGCGTTCGTCATCGAGATGGTGGGCAAGCAGGACCTGATGAACGCCATCGCGCTCAACTCATCCGTCTTCAACGGCGCGGCGGTGATCGGGCCCGCGGTGGCCGGGATGATCATCGGGGTGGTGGGCGTGCCGCTCTGCTTCCTGGCCAACTCCGTCAGCTACCTGGCCGCGGTCGCCGCGCTATTGCTCATGCGAAATCTCCCCGCGCTGGCGCCTGAACGCCATGAACCCTGGATCGCCCGGCTTGCGCAGGGGTTCTCGTACACACGTCGCGAACCGGTGGTCGGCATGCTCCTGCTCGCCGTCGCCGTGTTCTCACTGTTCGCCATGAACCGCCTGACGCTGATCCCCCTGTTTGCGGACCAGGTCCTGGGCGTCGGCGCCCAGGGATTCGGGTTCCTGATGGGATCGATGGGATTGGGCGCGTTGACCGGGGCTTTGACGCTCGCCTTCTCTCCCTCGCTCGGTGCCGCTCCCCGGCGCCAGCTGTGGATGGCCGCGATCTGGGTGGCCGCATTGCTCGAGTTCTCGAGCTCGCGGTTCTTCCTCATCTCGATGGCCACGCTCTTCGTCGCCGGCTACTGCCAGATCTCGTTCGTCGCGACGGCCAACAACCGCATCCAGACGATCACCCCCGACCACCTGCGCGGGCGGGTGATGGCGCTCTACGCCCAGGCCCTCATCGGTGTTGGGCCCATCGGCAGCACCCAGGCGGGGGCGCTGGCCACGTTGCTGGGCGCACCCTGGGCGATGGCCATCGGCGCTGTCATCGCCGGCGCCGTCGTGGGCGGAATCTGGTTCGCCCGGCCGGAGGTTTTCGGTTCAGCCCCGCGCGGCCTTCGCGCCCGGCCGGACCCCGCCCCTCATTCCACGGCTCGAGGGCAAGATGAGCCCAAAGCCGGCCCGCTCGGGTCACCACCTCACTGA
- a CDS encoding DUF3465 domain-containing protein, with amino-acid sequence MTRLAFAAAVALALMACGGRDAPDDQGLHQDVVNDANGAEVTFDATVVDNPVESGGHERFEVKAPTGELLEIDHNTSLAAYVPVHAGDRLVIHGRLYIDPGPRAGVHCTHAQTSGGCPDPGWIMFGGNYYE; translated from the coding sequence GTGACGAGGCTCGCCTTCGCCGCCGCCGTCGCGCTCGCGCTGATGGCCTGCGGCGGACGCGACGCCCCCGACGACCAGGGCCTTCATCAGGACGTGGTCAACGACGCCAACGGCGCCGAGGTGACCTTCGACGCCACCGTGGTGGACAACCCGGTCGAATCCGGCGGGCACGAGCGGTTCGAGGTCAAGGCGCCCACGGGCGAGCTGCTGGAGATCGACCACAACACCAGCCTCGCGGCATACGTCCCGGTCCACGCGGGCGACCGCCTGGTGATTCACGGCCGGCTGTACATCGACCCAGGCCCACGCGCCGGCGTGCACTGCACGCACGCGCAGACCTCCGGTGGCTGCCCCGACCCGGGCTGGATCATGTTCGGCGGCAACTACTACGAATGA